One region of Phoenix dactylifera cultivar Barhee BC4 unplaced genomic scaffold, palm_55x_up_171113_PBpolish2nd_filt_p 000143F, whole genome shotgun sequence genomic DNA includes:
- the LOC103711967 gene encoding probable amino acid permease 7 isoform X1: protein MGGEGEGEAENIPMLTELPDAPSDESESHIKRTGTVWTAVAHIITAVIGSGVLSLAWSIAQLGWVAGPICMVFFASVTMFQSHLLADCYRSPDPEHGHIRNHSYMEAVKLNLGKKSWWACGIFQQINLYGIGIAYTITSASSMRAILKSNCYHREGHSAPCSYGETSEMLLFGAVQMVFSQIPDFHEMAWLSILAAVMSFAYSSIGFGLGLAKVIENGRIKGGVGGIPVSSTTQKFWLVSQALGDIAFAYPFAIVLLEIEDTLKSPPPENQTMKKATKISILTTTFFYLCCGCFGYAAFGNDTPGNLLTGFGFYEPYWLVDFANACVVLHLVGGYQVFSQPVFALVDTWSAEEFPGSGFVNKFYTIQLPFLPPCRLNLLRLCYRTIYVASTTGIAMLFPYFNQVLGVLGSWNFWPMAIYFPVEMYLVQRKIRAWTKKWVGLQIFRIVCLFISMFAFVGSIEGIISEKLS from the exons atggggggagagggagaaggagaagctgAGAACATCCCCATGCTCACAGAGCTTCCAGATGCACCATCAGATGAATCAGAATCGCACATCAAGAGAACTG gGACTGTTTGGACTGCTGTTGCCCACATAATTACGGCTGTAATAGGCTCTGGAGTCCTCTCTCTAGCATGGAGCATAGCTCAATTGGGTTGGGTTGCTGGTCCTATATGTATGGTGTTCTTTGCTTCAGTCACCATGTTCCAATCACACCTGCTTGCTGATTGCTATAGATCACCTGATCCTGAGCATGGGCATATCAGGAACCATTCATACATGGAAGCTGTAAAACTGAATTTAG GGAAGAAGAGTTGGTGGGCTTGTGGGATATTTCAGCAAATAAATTTGTATGGCATTGGAATAGCATACACCATCACGTCAGCTAGTAGTATGAG AGCAATTCTGAAGTCAAACTGCTACCACAGAGAAGGCCACAGTGCTCCATGCTCATATGGAGAGACTTCTGAAATGCTGCTATTTGGAGCTGTTCAGATGGTTTTCTCACAGATACCAGATTTTCACGAGATGGCATGGCTCTCAATTCTCGCAGCAGTCATGTCCTTCGCCTACTCATCCATTGGATTTGGACTTGGGCTTGCCAAAGTGATAG AGAACGGAAGAATCAAAGGTGGAGTTGGAGGCATTCCAGTATCCTCAACAACACAGAAGTTCTGGCTAGTTTCTCAAGCACTGGGAGATATTGCATTCGCCTATCCGTTCGCTATAGTTCTCTTAGAGATAGAG GATACTCTCAAGTCACCACCACCTGAAAACCAAACCATGAAGAAAGCAACAAAGATCTCGATTCTCACCACCACATTCTTCTACCTCTGTTGTGGGTGTTTCGGCTATGCTGCCTTTGGGAATGATACACCTGGAAACCTCCTGACAGGGTTTGGTTTCTACGAGCCTTACTGGCTTGTCGACTTTGCCAATGCATGCGTTGTTCTTCACTTGGTCGGAGGGTATCAG GTTTTCAGCCAGCCAGTATTCGCATTGGTGGACACATGGTCTGCAGAGGAGTTCCCCGGCAGTGGATTTGTGAACAAATTCTACACCATCCAATTGCCATTCCTGCCTCCTTGCAGACTGAATCTTCTCAGGTTATGCTATAGAACCATATATGTTGCATCCACCACAGGGATTGCAATGCTCTTTCCATACTTCAACCAGGTCTTAGGAGTGCTGGGTTCCTGGAACTTCTGGCCTATGGCTATCTATTTCCCTGTGGAGATGTACTTAGTGCAGAGAAAGATAAGGGCTTGGACAAAGAAATGGGTTGGCCTTCAGATCTTCCGAATTGTGTGCTTATTTATCAGTATGTTTGCTTTTGTTGGATCAATTGAAGGAATTATTAGTGAGAAGCTGAGTTAG
- the LOC103711967 gene encoding probable amino acid permease 7 isoform X3 — MGGEGEAVNIPLLTELPDAPETHIKRTGTVWTAVAHIITAVIGSGVLSLAWSIAQLGWVAGPICMVFFASVTMFQSHLLADCYRSPDPEHGHIRNHSYMEAVKLNLGKKSWWACGIFQQINLYGIGIAYTITSASSMRAILKSNCYHREGHSAPCSYGETSEMLLFGAVQMVFSQIPDFHEMAWLSILAAVMSFAYSSIGFGLGLAKVIENGRIKGGVGGIPVSSTTQKFWLVSQALGDIAFAYPFAIVLLEIEDTLKSPPPENQTMKKATKISILTTTFFYLCCGCFGYAAFGNDTPGNLLTGFGFYEPYWLVDFANACVVLHLVGGYQVFSQPVFALVDTWSAEEFPGSGFVNKFYTIQLPFLPPCRLNLLRLCYRTIYVASTTGIAMLFPYFNQVLGVLGSWNFWPMAIYFPVEMYLVQRKIRAWTKKWVGLQIFRIVCLFISMFAFVGSIEGIISEKLS, encoded by the exons gGACTGTTTGGACTGCTGTTGCCCACATAATTACGGCTGTAATAGGCTCTGGAGTCCTCTCTCTAGCATGGAGCATAGCTCAATTGGGTTGGGTTGCTGGTCCTATATGTATGGTGTTCTTTGCTTCAGTCACCATGTTCCAATCACACCTGCTTGCTGATTGCTATAGATCACCTGATCCTGAGCATGGGCATATCAGGAACCATTCATACATGGAAGCTGTAAAACTGAATTTAG GGAAGAAGAGTTGGTGGGCTTGTGGGATATTTCAGCAAATAAATTTGTATGGCATTGGAATAGCATACACCATCACGTCAGCTAGTAGTATGAG AGCAATTCTGAAGTCAAACTGCTACCACAGAGAAGGCCACAGTGCTCCATGCTCATATGGAGAGACTTCTGAAATGCTGCTATTTGGAGCTGTTCAGATGGTTTTCTCACAGATACCAGATTTTCACGAGATGGCATGGCTCTCAATTCTCGCAGCAGTCATGTCCTTCGCCTACTCATCCATTGGATTTGGACTTGGGCTTGCCAAAGTGATAG AGAACGGAAGAATCAAAGGTGGAGTTGGAGGCATTCCAGTATCCTCAACAACACAGAAGTTCTGGCTAGTTTCTCAAGCACTGGGAGATATTGCATTCGCCTATCCGTTCGCTATAGTTCTCTTAGAGATAGAG GATACTCTCAAGTCACCACCACCTGAAAACCAAACCATGAAGAAAGCAACAAAGATCTCGATTCTCACCACCACATTCTTCTACCTCTGTTGTGGGTGTTTCGGCTATGCTGCCTTTGGGAATGATACACCTGGAAACCTCCTGACAGGGTTTGGTTTCTACGAGCCTTACTGGCTTGTCGACTTTGCCAATGCATGCGTTGTTCTTCACTTGGTCGGAGGGTATCAG GTTTTCAGCCAGCCAGTATTCGCATTGGTGGACACATGGTCTGCAGAGGAGTTCCCCGGCAGTGGATTTGTGAACAAATTCTACACCATCCAATTGCCATTCCTGCCTCCTTGCAGACTGAATCTTCTCAGGTTATGCTATAGAACCATATATGTTGCATCCACCACAGGGATTGCAATGCTCTTTCCATACTTCAACCAGGTCTTAGGAGTGCTGGGTTCCTGGAACTTCTGGCCTATGGCTATCTATTTCCCTGTGGAGATGTACTTAGTGCAGAGAAAGATAAGGGCTTGGACAAAGAAATGGGTTGGCCTTCAGATCTTCCGAATTGTGTGCTTATTTATCAGTATGTTTGCTTTTGTTGGATCAATTGAAGGAATTATTAGTGAGAAGCTGAGTTAG